The Candidatus Hydrogenedentota bacterium DNA window TAGGTGTCGCCCTCGACCGCCACGCACACGACCGGCAGTTCGTTCGTGACGAGCGCGATCGGGCCGTGCTTCATTTCGCCGGCCGCGTAACCCTCGGCGTGGATATAGCTGATTTCCTTCAGCTTGAGCGCGCCTTCGAGCGCGCTCGGGAAGTTGTAGTTGCGGCCGAGATACAGGGCGCTCTGCGCGTCGCGGTATTTCGGCAGGTTCGCCAGGTCGATGATGTGCTGCTTGTTGTCAATGACCCACTGAATCTTGTCGGGGATCGCGCGCAAATGCGCAATCATCTCTTTCGCCTGCTTCTTGCTCATCACGCCGCGTGACTCAGCCATCCAGATGGTGAACAGGGCAAACGCGGTGCACTGCGACGTGTACGCCTTGGTCGACGCGACGCCGATCTCCGGGCCCGCCTGCTGATATACGACGCCGTGCGATTCGCGCGCCACGCTCGAGCCGACGACGTTCACGACCGACGCCACCTTCGCGCCCAGCCGCTTCGCAATGCGGATCGCTTCCAGCGTGTCCGCCGTCTCGCCCGACTGGGACACGGGGATCATGATCGTGTGTTCGGGCACGATGGGATCGCGGTAGCGGTATTCAGAGGCCAGGTCGAGTTCGACGGGCACCTTGGCAAATTTCTCGATAAGGTATTTGCCGACCATGCCCGCGTGCCACGCCGTGCCGCACGCGACGATCACGATCTTCTGGCACGCCTTCAACTCCGCGACGCTGATGTTCATGTCGGGGAGCTTCACCTCTTCGGAGCCTTCCTCGACGCGGCCCCGCAGCGTGTTGCGGATCACGTCCGGCTGCTGGTGGATTTCCTTCAGCATGAAGTGCGGATAACCTTCCTTCTCCGCCGCCGAGTCGTCCCAGTCCACCGTCTTCACTTCGAGTTGCACGGGGTTGCCATGGATGTCCTCGATCTTGTAGCCGTCGCGGCGAATTTCGCAGACCTGACCGTTGTCGATGTACAGCACCTTGCGCGTGTACTTCATGATCGCCGGCACGTCGGACGCAATGTACGCCTCGTCATCGCCGAGTCCCACGATCAGCGGGCTGCCGTGGCGCGCCGCGACCAGCAGGTCCGGGTTGTCCTTGCAGATCACGCCGATCGCATACGCGCCGGTGACGTCCTGCAGCGCGCGCTTGACCGCCACGAACAGGTCGCCCTTGTAGTACTTGCGGACGAGGTGCGCAATGGTCTCGGTGTCGGTCTGGCTGCGGAAATCCACGCCCTCGGCCGTCAGCTGTTCGCGCAATTCCTGGTAGTTCTCGATGATGCCGTTGTGCACCACGGCGATCTCTTTCTGCATGTCGAAGTGCGGGTGCGAATTGACTTCGCTCGGCACCCCATGCGTCGCCCAGCGCGTGTGGCCGATGCCCAGACGGCCGCGCAACGGGTGCTCCTCGAGTTTCTGATCCATGGTCTTGAGCTTGCCCAGCGCCTTGATGCACTCGAGGCCCTTCTCATTCACAACGGCCACGCCCGCCGAGTCGTATCCCCGGTACTCGAGGCGGTGCAGCCCGGCCATGATCACTTCCGTCGGGCTCTTGTCGCCGATATACCCCACGATTCCGCACATGATCCTTTTACTCCTTTTCCTGTTGGTTCGCGAAGGCCGGCCCGGACTGCGCGGGTATGCACATCGCCCTTCGCCAACTACACGTAACCCCGGTCCGCAAGGGAAATCGCGGTCCCGGACGCTGCGCCCTCAGTCAGGGGGACCGCACGGCGCCTGCTGTGTCCGGCAGGACCTTCGCTCCAGGGTAGCCCGCTCGAGGAACCGCATGACAGACGCCCTCAGCGGCGTCTCCTGGCGAGAAAAGACCGCGCCCGAATGGTAACGGCCCGCGGCATGCCTCGGTCTCTTGGTTGAACGAGACTCCACGCCCTCGCTGCTGCAGCCGGATTATAGCCTTTTCACGCAACGACAGACAACTTTCGGAGAAAATCGAGTTTCTACACGGGAATACCGGGTTGGCGCGCCCCCGAGCTTGGTTACCTCCCGGCGTTACTGCGACACCTCGTCGCGGACCGCGCCGAGGTCAGAAACCTTGAGCCCCTGCTCCGGAACCGGCGCCAGGCCGCTTTCGCCGGGAGACGCAGCGGTTACGTGGGCCTCTATGCGGCGGGGAACGGCGCTGGGTTTTCCCGTCGCGTCGCAGAGAAGGCGAACAACGACTTCCCCCTTTCGGGCAAGCGCGTCTTCCAGGTCGACGCTGCATGTACTCAGGCCCTGTTCATCACGGGCAACGCCCGCCTGACGCCCGACGGAGGTAGGCGCCAGCCGGGGCGATTCCCAGCCGGCCGGCAGCGTGACCGTCAGAATGGCGTGTTCGAGCGGCAGGTTCTCCGCCCGCCGGCATGAAACCAGGATGACCGTAAGGCCAGAAGTATCAAAGTGGTACGATGAACAGCGCGCTTCCGCCGTAGCCACGCCCGTGCGCGCTCTCTCGGACACCGATGTACTCTGCGCCGAAGTGCGCGCCGCTTCGCTGACCTGCCTCTCCGGTGTCACCGCGGATACCCCGGCTGCGCTGTCAGACCCGGTGGCAAGCGCATTGTGTCCCTGTTCCGAGAAGCAGGCAAGATGCTGGCCGCTTGCCCCAATTCCCGCCACGCCATGAGCCGCCTCAGCCGCGGCGCCGCTGTCCGCGCTGGCAACGGCGTATTCGGCGCCCCAGCGGGAGTCTGCGCAGACCCCTTCCACTCCCGCTCGCCACGCGAGCGGGCGCACGCTGGACGAAGTGGACCGAGCCGACGATACAAATGTCGAGGACAGGGACGCTACCCCCGCGCCGCTTCCGGTTCGCCGGACCCCCGCTCGCTGAACCTGCCTCCCCGGCTCGCTGACTGTTGCGTGGAGGTCCGCCGCCTGGGCCGCCGCCGTACCGCGCACCCGCGCCGCTGCGCCCTGCACTTTTCCGCCGGAAGATGAATGCGTAACAGAAGGTGCGGACCCGCCAATACGCTCGTGTACGGCAACGGGAATGGTTTCCGTGCCTGTCATGCGCGTGGAAGCGGACGCCTGTGCGGCGGTCCCACAGGCCGCCTGTAACGGGGCTGCCGCCGCGGCCATCCCTTCCAAGGTCTGCGGAGCTTCCGCCTGCTCAGGTCGCAGCCGGCCATCGGTGGTCTGCGGAGCGACCCGCCCCGCGAGCGAAGCGAGGCCATGCGGCTCGCCCATGGCTTGCGGCGCCGCGTCAGAGGGCGTCACCGCCGCCCTGTCCGCCGCACGAACCCGCTCCGGCTGACCGGCCTCGATGCTGACCTGGACCGAACCAATGTATGATGCGGTCCCCGCATCGCCTCTTTGCATGAACGCAAAGGAAACGAAAGCAGCGGTCATCATGCGCGGGAGCGCGCCCCTTGTTGCAGGGCGCGCCCCGTTCCCACGGATGAGCGAATGAACGCGGTGCCCTTTCCCGCAGGGGAAGAACGGCATAATGGGCGCCTATTCCTTGACCTCGATCGAGTACGGCAGCCGTTCCGCGGCCCCCGGGCCATAGCCGTACCAGTACGAATTGTTCATGAAGCTGAAAGTCGGCTGCGGCACGGTCACCGGCGCCAGGCGCGCCTCCGCCTCGGCCTTCCGGATCGCCCAATCGAGCTTGGCACTGTCACGCTGGATCTCGTAATCGAGCATGGCGTTCTTCTCGCGCATGGCGAAATCAAGGTCCGCCTCCCGCACGCGATGCTCAAAAGCCAGGCGAACTTCCAGCCCTTCCATTTCCCGCTCGAAATCTATCTGGTCGTTCTGCAATTGATAGACGCGTTCCATCCGGCGAAGCAGTTCCTGCCGCGGGATGCGGATCAACACCTTCGCCTTCCACAGTTCCTCGTACTTCATCATGTTGAGCACGGGCTCCGGCTGCTGGCCCCATTCGCGTGTCACCCAGGCATCGGCAATCGTGGCCAAGGCCAGAACCGAGTCGCGCAGCAACTGCGCGTTGGAATCATCCCGCCATTCCCCTTCCGATTCCCGTTCCCAGTCGTGCGTGGCGCCCCGGCCGCGGCGAATCAGGTTAGGCCACTCCGCTTCGGTCTCGGTGCTCGAACTCGAGGTAAACTGGTCGCTGCCCACGAATTCTATGGCCAGCGCATCCGCCACGCGCCGCACCGCATCCAGATACGCCTGCTGTACGGCCTCGTATTCGCTCGGCGCCTGTTCTTGCGAGATGCCGATAAAATAGAAATACTCCTCGTGGCTCAGCGCCGGGTCTCCGGCAATATCGCCGGTGGCCCAGGAAGGCACGTGCGGCCCCGGGACTTGGTCACCCAAGGCTTGCTCACTTACCTCGCCAAAATCAATGCGCCGCGTGGTTTCGCATCCCGCGAACACCATTGCGAAGAGAGTTAGAGCTAATAAAATCATTTTCCCCTGTTGCATAGCTTCCGCTCCTTTCTGTGTTGCGCCCCGGATTCCCGGGAAGGTTGTACGATTATTCTCCTGGCCCGACCCGCCCCAATGCGGCCTCCCCAGCCGCAGATCTAACGGTTCCGGGACCTCGCGCGGTCCATCTCACGCGCGTACGTGCCGTGGATAGTCGCGTAATCGTTCGTGCCGAGCATATTCCCCAACCGCGTGACCGCAAGGATGCGCCCGCGCTTCCTGGCCTCCTGGATTGGGTCGTAGGCCCCTCCTTCAGCGCCCGCTATCTGGGATACGAACGTCTCACGGGGCGTGGACCGGCCATCCGGCGGGTACAGTTTTTGCGTCGGCGCGCCGCTTGCATCCTGAAGCCATACTTCGATATCGCGCGGGGATTCCAGGTCGGGCCCAAAGGCCCAAATCTGTCCGGAACCCGTGCGCAGATAGGTTCGCACATGCCCATTGCCCGCGCGTATGTTTTCCGACCGGACACTCAGGTGCGTCACCGTGCGCACCTCCGTATTCGCGCGCACACCGCCCGTGTCAGCACGCGGCACCCCGGTCGTAAAAGGTATGAACTGCAC harbors:
- the glmS gene encoding glutamine--fructose-6-phosphate transaminase (isomerizing) — encoded protein: MCGIVGYIGDKSPTEVIMAGLHRLEYRGYDSAGVAVVNEKGLECIKALGKLKTMDQKLEEHPLRGRLGIGHTRWATHGVPSEVNSHPHFDMQKEIAVVHNGIIENYQELREQLTAEGVDFRSQTDTETIAHLVRKYYKGDLFVAVKRALQDVTGAYAIGVICKDNPDLLVAARHGSPLIVGLGDDEAYIASDVPAIMKYTRKVLYIDNGQVCEIRRDGYKIEDIHGNPVQLEVKTVDWDDSAAEKEGYPHFMLKEIHQQPDVIRNTLRGRVEEGSEEVKLPDMNISVAELKACQKIVIVACGTAWHAGMVGKYLIEKFAKVPVELDLASEYRYRDPIVPEHTIMIPVSQSGETADTLEAIRIAKRLGAKVASVVNVVGSSVARESHGVVYQQAGPEIGVASTKAYTSQCTAFALFTIWMAESRGVMSKKQAKEMIAHLRAIPDKIQWVIDNKQHIIDLANLPKYRDAQSALYLGRNYNFPSALEGALKLKEISYIHAEGYAAGEMKHGPIALVTNELPVVCVAVEGDT